One part of the Anaeromyxobacter sp. Fw109-5 genome encodes these proteins:
- a CDS encoding branched-chain amino acid transaminase, translated as MIKADEIWLDGKLVAFDEAKVHTLTHALHYGIGVFEGIRAYRGADGRPAVFRLREHVQRLFDSAHIVLMEIPYSIEQIEQACIATLKANKLDAGYLRPLAFFGAGSMGVGAVNPVQVMVAAWPWGAYLSEDGLKRGIRAKVSSFTRMHVNVNLVRAKISGQYVNSFLANREAALSGFDEAILLDTEGYVAEGSGENLFIVKNGVLQTPSLSSPILAGITRDTVLRIARDLGVPIREEKFTRDTMYLADELFMTGTAAEVTPVREVDGRRIGRGEPGPVTKKIQDTFFRAVRGEEQRYREWLTTY; from the coding sequence GACGAGATCTGGCTCGACGGCAAGCTGGTCGCCTTCGACGAGGCGAAGGTCCACACCCTCACGCACGCGCTGCACTACGGCATCGGCGTGTTCGAGGGCATCCGCGCCTACCGCGGCGCCGACGGCCGCCCCGCCGTATTCCGCCTGCGCGAGCACGTCCAGCGGCTCTTCGACTCCGCGCACATCGTGCTGATGGAGATCCCGTACTCGATCGAGCAGATCGAGCAGGCGTGCATCGCGACGCTCAAGGCGAACAAGCTCGACGCCGGCTACCTCCGCCCGCTCGCCTTCTTCGGCGCGGGGTCCATGGGCGTCGGCGCGGTGAACCCGGTGCAGGTGATGGTCGCCGCCTGGCCCTGGGGCGCGTACCTGTCCGAGGACGGGCTGAAGCGCGGCATCCGCGCGAAGGTCTCCTCCTTCACGCGCATGCACGTGAACGTGAACCTGGTCCGCGCCAAGATCTCGGGCCAGTACGTGAACTCGTTCCTCGCGAACCGCGAGGCGGCGCTGAGCGGGTTCGACGAGGCGATCCTCCTCGACACCGAGGGCTACGTCGCGGAGGGCTCGGGCGAGAATCTCTTCATCGTGAAGAACGGCGTGCTCCAGACGCCGTCGCTCTCCTCTCCCATCCTCGCCGGCATCACGCGGGACACCGTGCTGCGCATCGCGCGCGACCTGGGCGTCCCCATCCGCGAGGAGAAGTTCACGCGGGACACCATGTACCTCGCCGACGAGCTCTTCATGACCGGCACCGCCGCCGAGGTCACCCCGGTGCGCGAGGTGGACGGCCGCCGCATCGGGCGGGGCGAGCCGGGGCCGGTGACCAAGAAGATCCAGGACACCTTCTTCCGGGCCGTGCGCGGCGAGGAGCAGCGCTACCGGGAGTGGCTCACGACGTACTGA